The Thermoplasmata archaeon DNA segment ACGGGTGCGGGACATCGGCGTCGTGATGGACCTCGGCGTGCACGACATCGACATCATGCGGTACCTCGTCGGCGTGCCGATCGAGAGCGTCTTCGCCCTCGGCGGTCGGAAGATGCACGAGAAGTTCGAGGACCACGCGAACATCCTGCTCAAGTTCGCGAACGGGGTGAGCGGTTTCGTCGAGGTGAACTGGCTCACGCCGATGAAGGTCCGCCGGCTCAGCCTGACGTGCCTTCGGACCTTCGTCGAGGTCGACTACACGGAGCAGTCGATCACGGTGAGCGCGAGCACCTTGGGACCCCTGGATCCGTTCAACCTGTACGAACTTCCGCTCGAGCACCACTCCCAGCGGATCCACGTGAGGAAGGAGGAGCCGCTGAAGCGGGAACTGGAGGACTTCCTCGCAGCCGTGCGGGACAAACGCCCGCCTCTCGTGACGGGGGACGACGCCGTGGAGACGCTGCGCGTCGCGGAAGCCGCGACGGAGAGCCATCGGAAGGGGAAGGTCGTGGAGCTCCTCTGAGGCGACCCTCGCCGGCCTCAGAACTCGCCCTTGCCGATCGCCCGGTAGACGAAGCCCGCCTTGACGACCTCCGGGCCGTCGAACACGTTCCGTCCGTCGACGATCACGTGGCGGCGCATCGCGCGCCGGAGCCTCGCGAGGTCGAGCCTGCGGTACGCGTCGTGGGCCGTTACGAT contains these protein-coding regions:
- a CDS encoding Gfo/Idh/MocA family oxidoreductase, producing RVRDIGVVMDLGVHDIDIMRYLVGVPIESVFALGGRKMHEKFEDHANILLKFANGVSGFVEVNWLTPMKVRRLSLTCLRTFVEVDYTEQSITVSASTLGPLDPFNLYELPLEHHSQRIHVRKEEPLKRELEDFLAAVRDKRPPLVTGDDAVETLRVAEAATESHRKGKVVELL